The sequence below is a genomic window from Pseudomonadota bacterium.
GGGAGAAATGAAGGTATACCTCGCCGAGCATGTTCCCTACATGGCGCAGCGCCTGAAAGGAACAGAGCAGCAGCCTGTGGTAATGGGGAATGATAGCGATGTAATGGTGGTGCTGAAGAAGTAATAATTCGGTGTTCGATGGAGAGGATTTAGTATGTTAAAAGTATATCTTGAAACAACCATACCCAGTTACCTTGCTTCAAGGCAAAGCAGGGATGTTATCGTTGCAGCACAACAACAAGTCACCCTTGAATGGTGGGAGAATTCCCGACCAAAGTACGACCTGTTTATATCTGAAGCCGTTATCGATGAATGTCAAGCCGGCGATCCGGAAGCTGCAAAGAAAAGAATCGGTTTCGTAAAGGGTTTACCCGTCCTCAGCATTACTGGTGATGTAATTAAACTTGCCGAAATATACGCTAAACTTTTGAATATTCCAGACAAAGCAAAGGTTGACGCAATTCATATCTCTATTGCTGTAGTATATGAAATGGACTATCTTATTACATGGAACTGTACACATCTTGCACATGGAGAGATAAGAGCAGCGCTGCATCGATATAATATGCAGAACGGGTTATATGAACCAACGATTGTAACGCCATTTGAACTCTTATAGGGAGGCTTCAATGAAATGGGAAGACCCGATCGTAAAAGAAACGAGAACGATCAGAGAAAATTTAGTAAAGAAAGCAGGCGGATTTGAGGCATATGTGAAAAAGCTTCAGCAAAAAGAACTCAAGCACAAAAAGCGGATGCTAAGAAAAGAGCAGCTTCAAGAAAACATGTTAAAAGCGTCATGAGGAAAAGAGCAGACTTCAGGGTATTATGATAAAAATACCATTCCTCTCAACACGCACTTTATGTTTTTTAATGTTATATGCACTTGTCT
It includes:
- a CDS encoding type II toxin-antitoxin system VapC family toxin translates to MLKVYLETTIPSYLASRQSRDVIVAAQQQVTLEWWENSRPKYDLFISEAVIDECQAGDPEAAKKRIGFVKGLPVLSITGDVIKLAEIYAKLLNIPDKAKVDAIHISIAVVYEMDYLITWNCTHLAHGEIRAALHRYNMQNGLYEPTIVTPFELL